A stretch of DNA from Trichoplusia ni isolate ovarian cell line Hi5 chromosome 9, tn1, whole genome shotgun sequence:
ACACTCAAGTGAGCTGCCTGTACATTTAGACGGAACGTTCGTATCGGTCGTGACTTCGTGTCGCGTTATACTAACTTAAACTAGCTTGTACTGTGCGTTCGTAATTACAACTAAAGATTTACGTCAAAcgttaaactaatattatgctAATTATTTATAGATGGCATGAATCTGTGTCGGCTGGCCGTCAGCCGAGTACAATCATTAATGCGTTTTAAATTTCGCTCAAGACAAAATTTCATGAAGTGAGCAAAAGGCACTAGTACTTATGAAAATTTAAGCGATTGCTCATCATGGGCAGCCTTATAGAAGCGATATATAAGCTATCATCACATTTACCTCACAACACTtttacaagacattaaaacatCAGATAATTGTCACCAAACACACATAAGTAACTCGGCATGTGATGGGGCCAGTCTTGCAACACcagaaacaaaagaattatccttaaaataacataaaatttgatCGTGGAAgttaaagacaaataaatatattataagggCCATTTTGCTGAACTTAATTACAAAGGCTAGCAATTGCACATTTTATTAATCCTtttcaatatattaattttatagaaaaataacccTAGTAATACgtcaatttacttaataatttaatcgtgtcaaaaatacatacatctaaATATCTATTTACACAGTCTATTGAACTGAGGGGTACTACGGTTATTACGTTGTGTAAGGCAAGAGTCCACTTGAGGCAGCCGCTCCCTCTCACATATCCCAAACTTTAGGAAACAAATAGGCGGAGTGGTAACAACCGAAAACATGGAATTAAGTCCTCCAAATTTTAACTCCGTGCATAGAATtgtgactttaaatattttattatgcaagtcagttaattaaaatattttttatgaaatcaaaTCTACGTTTTGTCACGATGTAATCAATTTTCTTGGgataaattaaatgtagttttcTAGGAGCCACATTTCAATGTACGGAGCGTTACATAAatctaaacaataaattaagtaacacgaaataaactaattaaatttggCACTAATCTAATACTTAACTCTAACCAGGTCATAAAATGCATTGTGAAACATTGAAATGCTGTAAAAACTCTATTATCcactctttttaatttaattagtaactTCTTTAACTGTAGATAAATTATCATGAGATGCAACAATGTTAATTCTTTAAATCAATTTacggtacattttttttaatatttaccctgacttgttttgtttctgttttattgaattgcatttattgataattatcgATCAATTAACTTAAGACATCCAAAATCAACTGAAAAGTTATCGACGTCatgcatacaatatttatctcAAAAATTCATCGAAAACCAGTACATCCAAAGTGAATACAAAGAGCCCTGTGGGGCCCCTAGGGTCTGCTGCGCGTGTGTGGCCGCGGTCAGGGCACGTCCCGCGCCGCGTCCATGGCGTGGCTGAGGCAGCGGCTCACCAGCTCCAGCTTGTTCAGGTAGCCCGCCGCCACCTCGCCGCGGGGGGAACTGCAACACACTCCGGTGAGAAATAATGTTTCAAACTAATTAGAACATATTTCTAAGAGCGGGTTACGGACCTTAATATAAATGGCTCTTCGTGAGGTGAGCTCGCTGCGTAAGGCGTGTATCTTCTAACGTAATCACCCACTGTGGAAGGAGAATTTTCACTTTTAtcatagatttttatttgaagacaatGTGTttcatattatagtttttgagtAACAGTAGGTATTTAGTTAATGGAAAAAGGTTTCATTTCGATTGAACGAAATTTGTtatcaagattttttataaggtgcacgttaatatattttgtccttactttattttgttgtttttgtacttACGTGCGGGCGAGGCTGGCAGGTTGAGCCGCATGTCGTGTTTGAGCAGGCGCCGCGCGAGGGACTCGCTCGGGGACCGCGGTGTGCCCACGCCCACTACAGGGCTGCTGCACGCTACACCTCTACTGCAAGATACACATTTAATTGCAACACTTTTACCAAGAACTGcatagatagccgagtggctgaggtcatTACTTCAAAAGACTGTGACcaacgtatcgcgggttcgatcctcgcgtaggacaagcatttatgtgttTCACGAAATTTCAGCTTGACCTAAGTCTTTgtagcatgtgacttgaatgtttgtgaaaatcccGCGACTCACGGATTTAATTCTTTAATGCGGTAGTCgtttttcaaagtaataaaaaatatacttttatatccatagttaaagtttttaaccaattctatttaaatcttaaaacaaaatgtagtcAACTGAAGATTTTATATAATGTAGTAGCATGTATACTGACGGCGTGTGCCGGGCGGGGTCCCGGGCGTCCCGCTCGTGGcgcagcagcgcggcggccgACAGCGCGCGCACGTGCTGGCGCCGCCGCACCACGAACCCCATGCGCAGCACTATCACCACCACCGTGGCGATGCATCTGCGGGGAGGGGGGGCGTACGTTACGTTAAAAACCTTTCAAATTAATTGTTCAGTCAATTGCGAAAGTCTCCCGAATgctgttaaaataataaaaaaagcatgcatttataaataatttaaactaaacgGTAGAAAATAAGTGATAAAtgagaaaaattattttaatttaatatatcgGTTACAACGAAGTAAATATCTAGTAACTCACTTGAACCGTTTCTTCCCCTTGCTGACTTCCGGCGCCCTGGTTAAGGGTAGTCGCAGGTTCTTCTCCAGCTCTGTGTAGCCGGAGAGCACGCGCTGCAGGTACCGCTTCTGCCACACCAGCGCCTTGCGACAGCTCTCCAGGCGGAGGCAACGGCCGTGTAGGTAGCGTATCTGAAAACAAACGaaaagcttatattattattcattgcTGAAgtccaatattaatattaccaaGCAAAAAATGCGTTATATCTATGTAACCATACGATGCGAAATATTTCGGAAAAGATCGCATTGTCTTCTGAAACTTACTACGTAGACAAACTTAtttcaaacttaaaaacaataccgtagtcatatttaattaaaaatagaatacaaatGACATTATATCTGTCAGTGTGATGTGACGAACAATATTTATTCCGcgcataacattttatttatattttaatataaaaattccgttgttttataatgaaaacgCACTAGCTAATACAACATACGTAAATATGGAGCCACCAAAGAGCGATGCGCCTAAACTGCCCGACATGGTGTAAGTTACCTTTTCCATTATTAAGTCTGTTTTATATTGAATTCCCGAGAACAGTTATGCATAGTTTCTCTAGTGGAATCTTtgacttatttgtttttttcagcaTGTGCGGCGATCATCCGTCTTTTACAAAGACGGAGCTTAACGCCAAACTAGACATAAAGATGGATGAAAAGGACAAGGATAAGGCTAAAGACAAGGCCATGTCTTATGCAAAGATAACGCCTACGGTGAGTAGAATTTCTTTAGAAGGTGAGAGTACAAAACTACCTACTAAAAGACTACTAGATTTACGAATCAGTGGGTTTTTGAATAGAGGTCATAGACGTAGGCAGCTGACGACAGTCCCCAGAGCAATGCTTGGgcttaaacgaaataaaataatgctgtCCACTGAATGGAATTGTGATAGTTTGTCAAGTGGTGTGTAGTGATGTGGTAGTGTTGTGTGCGCAGCCATCGGTGGGGTCCCGCACGCGCGCCACGTCGGAGCACGCGCTGCGGCTGGTGGAGGCGCGGCGCCGCGTGCGCTCGCTGGAGGTCGTGCAGCGCCCCGACGTGGACGTGGCCGCCTCCGGGAACCGCGCGCTCGTGCAGGGTAACTACACATTATTCTTTTCCTTCTCTGATCAACACTTACATGTTGTGTCATTGCGTTCAAAATGTTTTTCGATGAATCTATATTACTCTCtactttctctctctctctctctctctctctctactTTTATGGAGAATTCAGTTCTGCTTGCGTTTGTGCTGTCATATATCTAGCCACTTTGTGTCACTATCGAGCCACTCCTAATGAAAAACAACCCGAGGCTCGGTCTACGTCAATTCTAGTCCATGTGTTTGACTGTGAAGTCATTGTTACCGACATGGCAGTGTTCCCAGCAGCAGCGCTGGGCAGCTTCCGGTGGCCGCCGTACCTGCTGTGCGTGTGGGTGCTGGTGCTGGTGCTCACGCATGTGCTGCACTGCCTCGTCAGCGTGCTGGAGCGCGCGTTGCCAGCCCTCAAGTCAGTTCCATTTTAAGTAGATGAAATAGTAGTTGCGTTTTAGTGTAGCTGTAGACAGTGTATTtcgtgtaaataatatatagttTATATATACGCTCTTGGGTCATGAATATTTGTAGATAAAAACTGCATTATTTTTCTGGcctttttgtgaaaattatacgCATTTGTTCTCACAAGTTAAATTAcatatgaaatgaaatacaatTGTATTTGAAGTATCTATTTGCAACGCTGTAAGTTGTGCATTGTTTGGTCTAGGAAGTGCAGCCAGTTCTTCCGCACGTGGACGGAGGAGTCGTGGCGCGGCGAGTGCGAGGCCAACCAGCGCGTGTGGCCGGCGGCGCTGGCGCTGGTGACGGGGCTGCTGTACGCGCTGTACTTCACGCTGTACGCGCTGTACGGCGTCGTGCTGTGGGCCATCGAGCCGCTGGCCGCCGAGCTGGACGACAAGCGCAGCGCCGCCGACCTGCGCGCGCGCGACCACACTCGCGACCACACGCGCGACCACACGCCGCCACGAGTCACCAACTACGACGACGACGCCAAGAGCGCCGCGCACACGCCCACGCACACCGCCTAGTGCAGCCTAGCCCGCCTAGCCCGCCTAGCCGCTGGGTTACCAACTTAACGcggaattttataaatatactcaATGACAAATATATAActtttacaacaatttaataaaaaaataacatcaaatacaAGCCACGtcttttttattcaagtttacCACTTGTGTCGAAGTAAGAACGGCCTGAAGTAAGAACTACGTTCACCGATTCCTTAATAAACAGGATTACACTTTGCACGTCTTCTGTCACAACACATGCAActgctttttttattaactaaaacacacctaaattttgattttagaaaaATACTGATGTCTTCCAACCACATTATTAAGTAATACTAATTAGACAATTCGTAAAGATAGGTAGAACCTACAAGGACTCTTTATATTTGTTAACAGCTTATTGTATACCTAATCTACATtctatacacaaaaaaaaatctgatttagAGAAAGGCAGAAAACAATGTCATGAATTTAtcagcattatttatttatctttttctgTGATTAGCCTTCccttaatagaaatattatattcattccACTTTCTAATAGCTTTGATATCTGCTAAATGCTCTTTATTGACAATccaaattatattcttttaactattttttccAGCTTAGCCGACCTTTCTAAATTTTTAAGTACGTTATCTGAAATGTCAGCAGGATTCATTTATACCGGGATAAAACCGAACTGGAGAGaacttaaagtttaaaatgtactaCTATACCTTCAGCCTGGGATAATCCTTGCTTATGATGGAGACTGAGCGCGACTTCAATAGCCTACAGTGACAACAAAGAGTTCACTACAAGTACACGATGGTGCACAAGCATTTTATCAAGTTAGAACTAGCTTTCCCAGCGATCTTCGTACCGCATAACAGTCTATGATAAAAATgcagacaaaatataaaaataggttttatatcaATCGGAAGATCGTTATCCCGATACCACTCTCATGTATACGCGCTTTCCAGTTTGAgtaagactaaaattagccaaatagCTTCTCCAATTATAGCAACCCTAACGTACAGTAATTCATTTGCGAATGCACCTTGTGTCATTTTTCTAACGTTTCCTTCACGCTGCGCTCTAGATTTGCCGATTGAAAGCTAGTGTAAAAAGAAAGAAACGCCACAGAACAAGTGAACCATTTAATGAAGCAGTCACTCACAGCCTGGTCCCTCTCGTCGGGCTGCGCGGgctgcgcgggcggcgcgggcgggccCTGCGCGCGGGCCGCGGCCTCCTTCTCCAGGCGCTCCACCTTGGCGGCCAGCTGCTGCTTCTCAGTCCGGAGAGACATCAGCTCGGGGCTCGCAGTGTCCAGCACACACTTCTTTAGTGTCGCCAGCTCCCGAGCTAGTTCCGTTTTGGTGCTCTCGATTTCAGTCTGAGCGACAAAAAACAAACCTTAGCTTGCATAGCATTGGGTCCCATGATTTTATCAGATCAGTTGAaacataataaagttaaaaagttGATCATTCAGGATGTTCTTTTACTTACCAATGCATCAGTAACGGGCTTGTGGTTGGCGACAGTTGATAGCTTCCTCTCGAGCTCCGCTATCGTGTGGCTCTGCGTACCGATCAGTTCTTTAGACCGAAGCAGTTGCACACCTGCGTCATGTTTTAATCTGCCACGAATATAACACTTTTTAGTTAAATGCCCAAGAAATCTCACTCactgatgtaaaaaaaaatcaacataacTGTACAATGGGAATCTGTCCATCTACAACGTACCTCTTCAACTCAGCGAGTTCGTTCTTAAGCGCAGTGCACTGCTCGTTCTTAGCATTGATCTCGCGCTCGGCCTGCAGCCGGCTGTGGTCCAGCATGGCCTGCAGATCCATAAACCGTGAGCGTTCCACTTCCAGTTTTGACTTTAGTAGGGAGACTTCACCTTTAAGACGGTCGCTGTTCTCCATCTGTGGACAAGGATTACGTTTAAACTGTGAATAAGATATTGTAGTTTAACTATAAACCTTAATACACACAAAAAGAGAGTTAAAGTTTTAGGACTACAGAGAAGGGTGTTTCAATAAGGATGCTTAGCTTTTATTTTAGGATGCAGTTTTCGGCAATTTAGGAAAAATGACTTTAATGAGTCAGCATGCGTGCCTGCTGCTCGCTATGTGTCAGTATGAGTGTGCTACCTCATGCTGCAGCTGCGCCCTGTGCGGGTCGCTGCTGGTGTGGTCGAGCGCCTGCCGCTCCAGCTGCGCCAGGCGGGCGCGTGCCTGCTGCTCGCTATGTGTCAGTATGAGTGTGCTACCTCATGCTGCAGCTGCGCCCTGTGCGGGTCGCTGCTGGTGTGGTCGAGCGCCTGCCGCTCCAGCTGCGCCAGGCGGGCGCGTGCCTGCTGCTCGCTATGTGTCAGTATGAGTGTGCTACCTCATGCTGCAGCTGCGCCCTGTGCGGGTCGCTGCTGGTGTGGTCGAGCGCCTGCCGCTCCAGCTGCGCCAGGCGGGCGCGTGCCTGCTGCTCACGCTGCTGCAGTTCTAGCTCCGACTGCATGGCGGCTTCTAACCGCTTCTTCAAGATCTGGATCATATTCGAGTCCTGGTTCTGTGGCACGggacgaaaaaaatatataattgataAACAGAAATCAAATCAGTGTCGTAAGTTGTGCATTCAAACGGCTTTCTCTCAAAAGCTGAGAATAATAATTCTATGAAAATATGAGGTCTATTCTGCTTGAATACGGAACAATTTCGACGTTTTTCATGCATGTTACACAAACGTCACATACTTCATATTTACATACTTGTAAGCTCTCAGCGGTCTGTTTGTGCGTGTCGAGCAGTAGTTGCAGTCGACCACAGTTGTCGCGTTCGGCTTCGTAGCGCAGTTTAGTCGTTTGCCAGTCTTGTACCAGTTTGTCGCGGAccctgttataaaataaaacatgacttATTGCGGTATTGTCACCCTCTGTACTTTTAACTGTTGATGGTAGGTTAAAAGGAGAAATCGCTACTTTATAAGGCtggaaatacaaaaaaactaaaattaacatttacctATTAAGCTCCGTGATGAGCGCGTCCTTGTCCTTGAGCCGAGCCTCTAGGTTGTTGACTTGCATGAGCAGCTTGTCGTTGTCTGAGCGCAGCCGGTTGATGCGGTCCGATGATGACGAGTGGATTGAGCTTGACGACCTAGACGACAACAGTTTGTCTTAGCTGACGTATTGACAAAGATTGAAATGACATCACcgatggtttatttttatacttgaatTGAACTTTGCCAACTAAGCTTGAACTTAAGTAAGGTGTAACAATTTTACTCACTTAGACGTATTCAAAGCTAATCGAGGAATCTCCTCTCT
This window harbors:
- the LOC113497747 gene encoding uncharacterized protein LOC113497747 isoform X2, which codes for MEPPKSDAPKLPDMVMCGDHPSFTKTELNAKLDIKMDEKDKDKAKDKAMSYAKITPTPSVGSRTRATSEHALRLVEARRRVRSLEVVQRPDVDVAASGNRALVQAAALGSFRWPPYLLCVWVLVLVLTHVLHCLVSVLERALPALKKCSQFFRTWTEESWRGECEANQRVWPAALALVTGLLYALYFTLYALYGVVLWAIEPLAAELDDKRSAADLRARDHTRDHTRDHTPPRVTNYDDDAKSAAHTPTHTA
- the LOC113497747 gene encoding uncharacterized protein LOC113497747 isoform X1, with the translated sequence MEPPKSDAPKLPDMVMCGDHPSFTKTELNAKLDIKMDEKDKDKAKDKAMSYAKITPTPSVGSRTRATSEHALRLVEARRRVRSLEVVQRPDVDVAASGNRALVQVFPAAALGSFRWPPYLLCVWVLVLVLTHVLHCLVSVLERALPALKKCSQFFRTWTEESWRGECEANQRVWPAALALVTGLLYALYFTLYALYGVVLWAIEPLAAELDDKRSAADLRARDHTRDHTRDHTPPRVTNYDDDAKSAAHTPTHTA
- the LOC113497747 gene encoding uncharacterized protein LOC113497747 isoform X3: MEPPKSDAPKLPDMVMCGDHPSFTKTELNAKLDIKMDEKDKDKAKDKAMSYAKITPTPSVGSRTRATSEHALRLVEARRRVRSLEVVQRPDVDVAASGNRALVQAALGSFRWPPYLLCVWVLVLVLTHVLHCLVSVLERALPALKKCSQFFRTWTEESWRGECEANQRVWPAALALVTGLLYALYFTLYALYGVVLWAIEPLAAELDDKRSAADLRARDHTRDHTRDHTPPRVTNYDDDAKSAAHTPTHTA